A stretch of the Elephas maximus indicus isolate mEleMax1 chromosome 3, mEleMax1 primary haplotype, whole genome shotgun sequence genome encodes the following:
- the LOC126073826 gene encoding LOW QUALITY PROTEIN: olfactory receptor 6K3-like (The sequence of the model RefSeq protein was modified relative to this genomic sequence to represent the inferred CDS: inserted 1 base in 1 codon), producing MENASLSTVTEFIFIGFPQLHEGGFLYFFPLLFIYIFIVTGNLMIFFAVRIDIRLHNPMYNFISVFSFLEMXYATATIPKMLSNLISKQKTISFIGCLLQMYFFHSLGNTEGVLLTVMAIDRYIAICSPLHYPTIMTPRLCAQLSAGSCIFGFLILLPEIVWISTLPFCGPNQIYQVFCDFSPLLSLACTDASVILVQDVIHALAILTTALIISLSYIRIIIVISGIPSVEGRKKAFSTCSAHIAVFLLFFGSVGLMYLRFSATYTLFWDTAIALTFSVLAPFFNPIVYSLRNKDMKEAIKKLLCSQKVFTISER from the exons ATGGAGAATGCAAGCCTATCAACTGTGACTGAATTTATCTTCATTGGGTTCCCCCAGCTCCATGAAGGTGGTTTCCTGTACTTCTTTCCATTACTTTTCATCTACATCTTTATTGTTACTGGGAACCTAATGATTTTCTTTGCTGTGAGGATCGATATACGTCTCCACAATCCCATGTATAATTTCAtcagtgtcttctcattcctTGAGA TGTACGCCACAGCCACCATCCCTAAAATGCTCTCCAATCTGATCAGCAAACAAAAGACCATCTCCTTCATTGGTTGCCTCTTGCAGATGTACTTCTTCCATTCACTTGGGAACACTGAAGGTGTCTTGCTGACTGTCATGGCCATTGACAGGTATATAGCCATCTGTAGCCCACTCCACTACCCAACAATCATGACCCCCCGGCTATGTGCTCAGCTCTCAGCAGGctcttgcatctttggttttctcatcCTTCTACCTGAGATTGTGTGGATTTCAACCTTACCCTTCTGTGGTCCCAACCAAATCTATCAGGTCTTCTGTGATTTCTCCCCCTTATTGAGTTTGGCCTGTACAGATGCTTCCGTGATCCTGGTGCAAGATGTGATTCATGCTCTTGCCATTCTAACGACAGCTCtgattatttctctttcttacaTCAGAATTATCATTGTGATCTCGGGCATCCCTTCAGTTGAGGGCCGCAAAAAGGCCTTTTCCACCTGTTCTGCCCACATTGCTGTCTTCTTACTTTTTTTTGGCAGCGTGGGCCTCATGTATCTTAGATTTTCTGCTACTTATACACTCTTCTGGGACACCGCTATTGCTCTGACATTCTCTGTACTTGCACCCTTTTTCAATCCCATTGTATATAGCCTGAGAAATAAGGATATGAAAGAGGCTATTAAGAAGCTCCTTTGTTCTCAAAAGGTGTTTACTATATCTGAGAGGTAA